The genomic window GGTCGGTTTGAAACTGGGCTTCGCCGGCGATGATTATGGCTATGCCATTTGATCTCGGCTTGCCACAGCCGTCATCGTCGTTTTTCTCGCTCGACCCGCAGATCAAAGCCGAAAGCGTGTGGACCGGTGAATTGCTCGGCCGCGCCAATGCGTTTGCCGAACGCCGCGGTCCGTTCGTCCGAGTGCGCAGCGAGACCGGCGCGTGGCGCGAGACGTTTCAGAACCTGGCGTCATTCGACAGCATGATGACGCATTGCGCTGACCCGCGCGATGCGCTGGAGCTGTTGCTGCTGCGTGAGCGGATGAAGGACTGGCGGTTCTACGATCACCTTCGGACGGACCGCGATGCGCCGGCCCGCCGGCCGCAGATCGGGACCTATACGCCGGTGCTCGCGAGCGACGGCACGGATCTCGCGGCTGCCATCCGCACGATTATGGAAATCGGTGATCCTGCGGGGCTTGCCGAAACGATTGACGACGCATTCCCCGGCGCGCACGTCGAGGTGACGGCGGCCGATGGATATTTCGATATGGCCATGTATCAGCACGGGCTGCTGCGTCCGCTGAAGATGTCGGAAGTGTCCGATGGGACGTTGCGCTATCTGCTGCTGGTCGCGGCGCTGCTGTCACCACGCCCGCCGGAATTGATGATCCTCAACGAACCTGAGACCAGTCTTCACCCGGATCTGTTGGTTCCGCTGGCGCGCCTGATCGCACGGGCCGCCAAACAGTCGCAGATGATCGTGGTCTCCCATGCGCCCAAGCTGGTGTCAGCGCTTGAGCAGGAAGAGGGGAGCATGCCGGTGCTGCTCGAAAAGCATCTGAGCGAAACCATCGTGAGGGATGGGGAAGCCCCATCCTGGAATTGGCCATCACGGTAACTAAAAAGATCATTTTGTCCCGAACAGCCGCCGAATATGCCAATCCTGTGCTGTTGTCGTTCTGGCAGCCTTCGGATAGTTTCCGCGCCCACTGACCTCTCATCGAATTGACTCATCCCGCATGTTAGGCCGTTCCAAATTCGTTCTCGCGTCCGGATCGCCGCGGCGCCTCAGCCTGCTCAATCAGGTGGGCATCGAGCCCGATGCGTTGCGTCCCGCCGATGTGGACGAGACGCCGAAGCGTGGTGAGCTGCCACGGGCCTGCGCCAACCGGCTTGCGCGTGCGAAGGCGGATGCTGCGCTGAAGTCTGTCCAGCTCGACGATGAGCTACGCGGCGCGTACATCCTCGCGGCCGATACGGTGGTCGCGGTGGGGCGGCGCATCCTGCCGAAAGCGGAACTGGTGGACGAAGCCTCGCAATGCTTGCGCCTGCTGTCGGGCCGCAACCATCGGGTCTATACGGCGATTTGCCTCGTGACGCCGAAGGAAACATTTCGTCAGCGGCTCGTTGAGACGCGTGTACGCTTCAAGCGGCTGAACGAGGACGATATCCAATCCTATATTGGCTCCGGTGAATGGCGCAGCAAAGCCGGTGGCTACGCAGTGCAGGGCATTGCGGGGTCATTCGTGGTCAAGATGGTAGGCTCGTACACCAACGTTGTCGGCCTGCCTTTGTATGAAACCACGGCCTTGCTGGGCGGCGAAGGTTTCCCGATCCGCTTCGGCTGGTTGAATGCCAACTGACGACACAGCGAAGGCGCGTCCCGCCAAACCCTGCCCGATCTGCGGCAAGCCCGCGACCGAGGCTTCGAAACCGTTTTGTTCGGAGCGCTGCCGCGACGTCGACCTGAACCGTTGGCTGTCCGGCTCCTATGCCATTCCAGCCCGCGAGGGCGACGACGAGGATGACGCGGACGAGCCGAAATAGTCCCGTCATCGGCGGGTGATCAGCTTGTCGCGTGGACAATCCGCATGATCTTGGCGCAGGAATCATCGCGCCTTCCGCCGTCCACGGCTAATTTGCAGTAATCATTGGGGAATTTTCACCGCTTTTAGGGCAAGAATGCACCGCAGGTGGCTGGACAGGACCCTTTGGTCTCACTATAAACCGGCGCTCTCCCTGAACTTGCTTCGGGGCGGCGCCCAGGTAGCTCAGTTGGTAGAGCATGCGACTGAAAATCGCAGTGTCGGTGGTTCGATTCCGCCCCTGGGCACCATTTCCAAAACACAAGATTTGCGAAAAGCTTAAGCAAAATCAGCTGGATGCGACCTTGCGAAGCCGGCGCTCTTCCCAATCCGAATGATCTGCCACCGCGAGCAGCATGTCCTCGTGGTTGCCCATCAGGCAGATAGCCTGTCTTGGTCAAATGGTCCCCGGGCCGACCAAGTTTTGTATAGGCTCTGATAGATTATCAGTCGCTCACGAGGCCGCGGTCGGCGACATACCGTGCCATTTCCTCATCGCTCTGCGCGCGGGTCCTCATTGAAGCGCTAGTGAGAAATGCAAAACTTGAGGGTCGCTTCCGCGAGAAGGCACGAAGCCTGCGTTACTCAACACGCGACGCATGGCCTGGTTTTCTGGAAGAACT from Nitrobacteraceae bacterium AZCC 1564 includes these protein-coding regions:
- a CDS encoding putative ATPase (product_source=COG4637; cath_funfam=3.40.50.300; cog=COG4637; pfam=PF13304; superfamily=52540); protein product: MIMAMPFDLGLPQPSSSFFSLDPQIKAESVWTGELLGRANAFAERRGPFVRVRSETGAWRETFQNLASFDSMMTHCADPRDALELLLLRERMKDWRFYDHLRTDRDAPARRPQIGTYTPVLASDGTDLAAAIRTIMEIGDPAGLAETIDDAFPGAHVEVTAADGYFDMAMYQHGLLRPLKMSEVSDGTLRYLLLVAALLSPRPPELMILNEPETSLHPDLLVPLARLIARAAKQSQMIVVSHAPKLVSALEQEEGSMPVLLEKHLSETIVRDGEAPSWNWPSR
- a CDS encoding endogenous inhibitor of DNA gyrase (YacG/DUF329 family) (product_source=COG3024; cath_funfam=3.30.50.10; cog=COG3024; ko=KO:K09862; pfam=PF03884; superfamily=57716); the protein is MPTDDTAKARPAKPCPICGKPATEASKPFCSERCRDVDLNRWLSGSYAIPAREGDDEDDADEPK
- a CDS encoding septum formation protein (product_source=KO:K06287; cath_funfam=3.90.950.10; cog=COG0424; ko=KO:K06287; pfam=PF02545; superfamily=52972; tigrfam=TIGR00172) — encoded protein: MLGRSKFVLASGSPRRLSLLNQVGIEPDALRPADVDETPKRGELPRACANRLARAKADAALKSVQLDDELRGAYILAADTVVAVGRRILPKAELVDEASQCLRLLSGRNHRVYTAICLVTPKETFRQRLVETRVRFKRLNEDDIQSYIGSGEWRSKAGGYAVQGIAGSFVVKMVGSYTNVVGLPLYETTALLGGEGFPIRFGWLNAN